One Candidatus Poribacteria bacterium genomic window carries:
- a CDS encoding ATP-binding protein: MEPNLELVAAEAASTIAQLMCFDEDEIDEIRMATIEACLNAFEHSKSPDRRVYIAFRICKDKLELRVTDHGRGFNPADVKPPDIRNAVKGGKKRGWGLKLIENLMDEVRIETGSLGTTVIMIKMKG; encoded by the coding sequence ATGGAGCCGAACTTGGAGCTTGTCGCCGCCGAGGCTGCCTCGACCATCGCTCAGCTCATGTGCTTCGATGAGGATGAGATCGATGAGATAAGGATGGCGACGATCGAGGCATGCCTCAACGCCTTCGAACACAGCAAAAGCCCTGATAGAAGGGTATATATAGCCTTTCGCATCTGTAAGGACAAGCTCGAGTTGAGGGTGACCGATCACGGCAGGGGGTTTAACCCGGCCGATGTAAAACCGCCCGACATAAGGAACGCCGTTAAGGGGGGCAAAAAACGGGGCTGGGGGCTCAAATTGATCGAGAACCTCATGGATGAGGTGAGAATTGAGACAGGCAGTTTGGGCACAACTGTAATCATGATCAAGATGAAGGGTTAA
- a CDS encoding Gfo/Idh/MocA family oxidoreductase — MGERFRVGMIGCGGIANRHAKVLSGIEEVELVSFCDIVEEKAAEFNQRYREGKGKVYTDFARMFDSEDLDVVWICLPPFAHTNEVELAAEHGVHVFIEKPIALDMETAGRMVEAVDKYGVKSQVGFMSRFGEAIERVKGMLEEGDAGKPGLMIGKYMCNSLHSPWWRDKSKSGGQIVEQIIHTYDIIRYFLGEPESVFCQADNIFHKNVENYTSEDVSATVIRFRNGAIATVAGTNGAIPGRWISQYELVARNITVSFADPNNALLYRTNVQPPQEMKLTGSKDLFLAEAMDLLNAIKEDGSTRTPIIEGAKTLELVLGASRSAETRKIVEF; from the coding sequence ATGGGCGAAAGGTTCAGGGTTGGAATGATAGGTTGTGGCGGGATAGCCAATCGCCACGCCAAGGTGTTATCCGGGATAGAGGAGGTTGAGCTGGTGTCCTTCTGTGATATCGTCGAGGAGAAGGCCGCCGAGTTCAACCAGAGATACAGAGAAGGCAAGGGGAAGGTATATACGGATTTCGCCAGGATGTTCGACTCAGAGGATCTAGATGTAGTGTGGATCTGTCTTCCGCCCTTCGCCCACACGAACGAGGTCGAGCTGGCGGCAGAACATGGCGTGCACGTTTTCATAGAGAAGCCGATAGCGCTCGATATGGAGACAGCCGGAAGGATGGTCGAGGCGGTCGATAAATACGGAGTCAAGTCGCAGGTGGGATTCATGTCCAGGTTCGGCGAGGCGATCGAGAGGGTGAAAGGGATGCTGGAGGAAGGCGATGCCGGCAAGCCGGGATTGATGATAGGCAAATACATGTGCAACTCGCTTCACTCGCCTTGGTGGCGGGATAAATCCAAAAGCGGGGGACAGATCGTCGAACAGATCATCCATACGTATGATATAATCAGATACTTTCTGGGAGAGCCGGAATCGGTCTTTTGCCAGGCCGACAACATCTTCCATAAAAATGTGGAAAATTACACATCGGAGGACGTCAGCGCCACCGTCATACGCTTCCGCAACGGAGCCATAGCTACCGTGGCGGGCACGAACGGGGCGATACCTGGAAGGTGGATAAGCCAATATGAGCTGGTCGCCAGGAACATAACGGTCAGTTTCGCCGATCCCAATAACGCTCTGCTCTACAGGACGAACGTTCAGCCCCCTCAGGAGATGAAGCTGACCGGCAGTAAGGACCTGTTCCTGGCGGAGGCCATGGATCTTTTAAACGCCATAAAGGAGGACGGCAGCACACGTACCCCGATAATCGAGGGAGCCAAAACCCTGGAGCTCGTCCTCGGTGCTAGCAGGTCGGCTGAGACCAGGAAGATCGTAGAGTTTTAA
- a CDS encoding DUF3782 domain-containing protein, translating into MRLMLEYIEILESFPEELREPMLKLIGSVEDRILSRLEVTRGDFLSLRDAIKELAEAQRKSEERITKLEAAVERLEEAIEKLAEAQRRTEERVDKLAEIDRSIEIKIGALGARWGIGSETAFRNAIRGILEEVGFHVERYLKFDEEGMVFGRPDQVELDIVMRDKKVFLIEIKSSVSRGDVSIFERKARFYQEREDKTVDRKIIISPFLDPGAEDMARGFGIEVFTDANQVR; encoded by the coding sequence GTGAGATTAATGCTTGAATACATTGAGATCCTGGAGAGCTTTCCTGAGGAACTGAGAGAACCTATGCTTAAGCTCATCGGGAGCGTCGAAGACCGGATACTCTCCCGTCTGGAGGTGACAAGGGGGGACTTTCTCTCGCTCAGAGATGCCATTAAGGAGCTGGCTGAGGCGCAGAGGAAATCCGAGGAGAGGATAACCAAGCTGGAGGCCGCCGTTGAGAGATTGGAAGAAGCTATCGAGAAGCTGGCGGAAGCGCAGAGGAGAACGGAGGAAAGGGTCGATAAACTCGCGGAAATCGATAGATCGATTGAGATCAAGATAGGTGCCCTGGGAGCTAGATGGGGAATCGGTTCTGAAACGGCCTTTAGAAACGCGATAAGGGGCATCCTGGAAGAGGTGGGATTCCATGTGGAGAGGTATCTGAAGTTCGATGAGGAGGGGATGGTCTTCGGAAGACCGGATCAGGTTGAACTCGATATCGTGATGAGGGATAAAAAGGTGTTCCTGATTGAGATCAAATCCTCCGTAAGCAGGGGTGATGTCTCCATCTTCGAGAGGAAGGCGAGATTTTACCAGGAAAGGGAGGATAAAACGGTCGATCGTAAGATCATCATCTCGCCCTTTTTAGATCCCGGCGCTGAGGATATGGCCAGAGGATTCGGAATAGAGGTTTTCACCGATGCCAACCAGGTGAGATAG
- a CDS encoding YigZ family protein, whose amino-acid sequence MDEYRTVSGLSVSKLTVKNSRFIGLAKCVTSKDEMDGFLRYAMREYPRATHYCYAYSIGLGEEKTEYCTDAGEPTNSAGPPILSAIRGSGLENVGCIVVRYFGGVKLGVGGLIRAYGQCARECLSKAEVETRVLCRTLRIKSPYDKISPVINLVKKLRGEVKGIEYGEIAVIQVELRRGDIPRLLERLRAIEGISVEEA is encoded by the coding sequence ATGGATGAATATAGAACGGTATCCGGCCTGAGCGTCTCCAAGTTAACCGTCAAGAACTCCAGATTCATAGGGCTGGCGAAGTGTGTTACATCTAAAGATGAGATGGATGGGTTTTTAAGATACGCGATGCGCGAATATCCCAGGGCAACTCACTACTGTTACGCCTACAGCATCGGTCTGGGGGAGGAGAAGACCGAATACTGCACGGATGCGGGCGAGCCGACCAATTCAGCCGGCCCGCCGATACTCAGCGCCATCCGCGGATCAGGTTTGGAAAACGTCGGATGTATCGTCGTGAGGTATTTCGGGGGAGTGAAGCTCGGAGTGGGTGGGCTGATAAGGGCCTATGGGCAATGCGCAAGGGAGTGCCTGTCCAAGGCGGAGGTCGAGACGAGGGTCTTATGTCGGACGTTGCGGATAAAGTCGCCATATGATAAAATCAGCCCCGTGATCAACCTCGTCAAGAAGTTAAGGGGAGAGGTGAAGGGGATAGAGTATGGTGAGATCGCCGTCATCCAGGTCGAGCTCAGGCGGGGGGACATACCGAGGTTGCTCGAACGGCTCAGAGCCATCGAAGGTATATCGGTCGAGGAGGCGTGA